The sequence CGACCGACACCCGATCCGAGACGGCGATCTGGGGTTCGGGCGATCGGAACGGCCTGGTCGTCGTCTTGCGGGCCATCTTCACCTGGCACCTCAACGATGAGCGAGACTGAGACGGTGCGTGGTCACTGTTTGCCGGCGGTCACCGCCGGCGCGAAGCGGCGGTTGTCCGACGATCCAGATTCGCTGCTCGCGAGCCACGCCGCGAGTTCGTCGGGAATCAAAGTGTGTATATCGGGGACGCGGTTTAGGGACCGTATAGAATGGTTACCGTCAGCATCATCGGCTGTGGGAATATGGGCAGTGCCCTCATCACGGGACTCGCTCGGGCGGGCAACCACCGAGTGACGGCGTGCGATCCGAACCAAGACGCGCTCGACGCCGTGGCGTCGCACTGCTGGAAGACGACGACCGATCCCGCCGAGGCGACCGGTCCGGAGGTGGACGTGGTCGTCGTCGCGGTGAAACCCGACGTGGTCGGCGCGGTCCTGGAGGAGATCGATCTCGATCCGTCACAGACGCTGGTCACCATCGCGGCGGGCGTCCCGCGATCCTTCGTCGCCGAGCGGACCGACGCCTCGGTCGTCCGCGTCATGCCCAACCTCGCCGCCGAGACGGGGGATATGGCGGCGGCCGTCGTCTGGGACGACCCCGACGAGGATGTCCGTGCCCTCCTCGAGGACCTCGGGGCGTTCGTCGTGATCGAGGAGGACCTGATGCACGTGGCGACGGCGCTCAACGGGAGCGGCCCGGCCTTCGTCTTCTATTTCCTCAAGGCGATGAAACTCGCGGCGGTCGATCAGGGGATGGACCCGGACGACGCGGAGACGCTCTCCGCCCAGACGTTCAAGGGCGCCGCGGAGACGGTGCTCCGCTCCGACC comes from Haloplanus sp. XH21 and encodes:
- the proC gene encoding pyrroline-5-carboxylate reductase, with the translated sequence MVTVSIIGCGNMGSALITGLARAGNHRVTACDPNQDALDAVASHCWKTTTDPAEATGPEVDVVVVAVKPDVVGAVLEEIDLDPSQTLVTIAAGVPRSFVAERTDASVVRVMPNLAAETGDMAAAVVWDDPDEDVRALLEDLGAFVVIEEDLMHVATALNGSGPAFVFYFLKAMKLAAVDQGMDPDDAETLSAQTFKGAAETVLRSDRSVDDLIDAVCSPNGTTIEGMEVLWDSDVEAVVNETLAAAADRSRELAGEFDDA